From the Flavobacterium gyeonganense genome, the window TAAATCTAAATTTCGTCTAAAACCTTCATTCGCAAACAAAGCCGAATTCCATTTTTTGGAGATGACCGATTTCCAGACGGTTTCCTCTTCCGCCCAGAAACACCAGGTTCTGTCATTGGTTTTCTTAGAATTGTGGTCTAACAGCAAAATCGATTTATCACTAAATTTTCCGGAGAAAACCATTTTATAAACGGTCATCAGAGCTGCAAGGCCTGTTCCAGTAAAAATGTAATTGAAATGTTTGATTTGAGGAGAATCCATTCTCAAAAATAAGCAATTTTATTCTTTCATTTTTTCTAAAAGCTGTTTAAAATCTTTTGGGCTGAGGTAATTATTGTATTGAAAAATGATTTCGTTTTTATCATTCAAAACACATAAAACCGGATATACAATCTGGTTGTTCATAGTTCCTAACTGCAAAGCCAGTTCATGAACTCCAACTTGATTACCTGTTGGCTGAAATTTAAAAATGTGATTATTAAACTTTATATTCCTTTTTTCCTCAGCATTCAAGCCTACAAAGTAAAAATCTGAATTCAGTTTTTGAATAATTTCCTGATTTTTGAAAGTTGTATTTTTCATATGTTGGCAAAACTGACACCAGTCTGTATGGATAAAAACAATGATTTTTCGCTTTTGAATCTGCTGTAAACTATCTATTGCTTCAAATGTTCTGTTTTGAATCTGGCTGAATCCTGTTGAGGTGATTCCGAGAAAGAAGATAATTATGGCTAGCTTTTTCATTTGTTTGTTTTTATATCGAATACTTTCAAGACATCTGCATTTATCTGAAAGTATATCGCAACCCAAAAAAACCACGAATAGTCTGGTTTTGTCCGTACACATAAGTGGTATCAAAACTTAAACCGTATGGATTGTCTGGAGTGTCAATTATTTGGCCCTGAGGAACCACTTTACCATTAATACCAATAGCAGTTCCGTCTGATATCTGCACATTTTTATCAAACGGATCATTCGCTCTCGAAATCAAAAACGGATTATTCTGTTTTGGTGTAAAATTCAAAAGATTCTTGATTCCGCCGTACACTTCAAAATTCTTCCATCCGGAATAGGTAAACTGAATATTCTGAATGCTGTACCAGGGTGATTTTGGACTTCTGGGATCGTACTCACTCAACAAAGGCAAATTCATGGGGCTGTACACATTTCCAGTATAATCCATTGACAAATGCCAAGGCTGAATTTTATAGGAAACGCTCCATGTTCCGGTAAAACTCTCAGTTAGAAAAGGTTTTTCAGAAACCCCGTTTTCAACATTTTTGTTGTCTAAAAGCGTTGCTCCCACAATAAATTTTAATCCCGATGGCAAATTAAGATCTACATTAGTGCTGATTCCTTGACTTATAGCATAACCATCAATATTGTCATAAATAATTTTGTTTGGATCACTTTCGTAGTCTGAAATGATTTTATTGCTGAATCTGGTATAAAAAGCCGTTGTTTCGATTCCCATAAAAGTTCCGTTTCCGAAATTAATTTTCTGAATGTAATTGAGATTTACATTTACAGATTGCTCCGGATTCAGATTATTCGCAATCACAACATCCCGCGAGCCGGTTAATGCTGCATGATCTTCAGTAAATAAATTCACAACCCGAAAACCTGTTCCGGCGTTTAACCTGAAAATTGTATTGTCATTGGCTTTAAATCGATAGGCTATCCTTGGTGTCAAAATCGAACCATGAATAGAATTATAATCGTAACGCATACCCAGCAAAACCTGACTTTTTGGAGAAAACGTAATTTCATCCTGAACAAAAACTCCGGGAAGCCAGGTGCTTTCAGCTTCTTTGGTTGCAGGAGTATTATCGTCATAATAGGTATAACGACTGGCAATTCCGGCAAGTAAATCGTTACGTCCTAATTTTTTATCCCACGTTAATTGCAAAAAACCAATTTTCTGGTTCGCGATATACGATGTTATTCCGTAACGGCTGTCCTGATAATGTACGTTTCCGGAGAACGAAAGCATTAGTTTTTCTTCAAACGGCAATTGATAACTTCCTATCAATTCTCCTCTTTTTGTGTATATGCTTTCACCGTAAATCTCATCACCTCCGCGGTATTTCTTCTCCCAGCGTACATCTCCGCCCCATCGGTCTTCATACATTCCGCGGGCTGCGATGGTAAATAACCGATTATTATTTCGCTGAAAACTCCATTTATTAAAAACTGAAATCCGTTCTGAAAGCGTCACATCGGTAAAATTATCGTGGTCTTTATCAATAACCTGATCGTAATTAAAGTAATTGACTCCTAAAATTGAAATGGCTTTTTTTCCGGCATTGAACTTCATTCCTAAATCGAGATTGCTTTCAAAGTAAGTGGTTGTAAAATAATCCGCAGAAAAGACCGGAGCATTTGTTGGATTTTTGGTGATAATGTTAATTAGTCCGCCAACCGCTTCACTTCCATACAGAGAAGATGCCGGACCTTTTACGATCTCAATTCGTTCTACCAGAGAATTCGGAATTCCGGATAATCCGTAAACTGTCGAAAGACTGCTAACAATTGGCATTCCATCAATTAAAACTAAAGTGTACGGACCTTCTAAACCGTTTATGTGAATATCGCCTGTGTTACATACACCACAATTGAGCTGAGGCCGGACTCCATTGATGTTCTGAAGCGCATCATAGATACTTGGCGTTGGATTTTTCTTGAAGAAAACCGGTGAATAAACCTCAACAGGAACAGCACTTTCCAATCGTTTTACAGGTTTTAAAGTTCCTGAAACCACCACTTCATTCAATTCGTTTTTGTCTTCCTGCAATTCAAAATTCAAAATTAAATCCTGTTCGTCCACAATTGAAATCTTTTGGGTTTGAGGTTTGAATCCCGTCAAGGTCACTTGTATTCTATAAGTTCCTTTTGGAATACTTTGGAGTTGATAAAATCCTAAGGAATCCGTTTGAGTTTTAAAGTCAGTATTCAGTAAACGAATAGTAATTTCTGGGTCAATAGAGGAAAAACCTTCTACTTTTCCGGAAATATTTTGAGAAAAAATGCTTTTAGTTGAAATTATTAATATTGTCAAAAATAAATATTTCATTATTATAAAATTAAATTTAGACAAAACTAAAAATTAAATTTTACAAATAATTATTATGAAATAAGTTTTTTAAAACATTTCAATTTCAATCCGTTAAAAAAGATTATTAAAACTTCTCGTCAATAAGTTCTTTGTTGATGGCTGCTCCTGCAAAAGATCCGGAAGAAACAGCCAAAGCCACAGAACGCATTTGAGTTGTAGCATCACCACTTGCATAAATACCAGAAACTGATGTCTTCTGCATAAAATCGACTTTTATCAATCCTTGCTCGTTAAGTTCACAGCCTAAAGTTTGCGGTAATGGACAATGCTGCTCAAATGGGGGTCTTGCATAAACGGCTTTTACAGCAATCTTTTCTCCGTTTTTGAAAACAATATTTGAAATATAGCCTAAAGTATGTTCGAAAGAATCTATTTCTCCTTCCAAAATCGAAATACCATGATTTTTAAGAATTTGTGTTTGTTCCGAATTTAATTGAGATTTTCCGTTCGTACATAACTCAAGATTTTTTGTCCAGTTCGAAATCAGTTTTGCATATTCAAACCCCATTTCGCCATTGGCAACAATAGCTGTCTTTTTATTTTTGACTTCATAACCGTGACAATACGGACAATGTAAAACAGATATTCCCCAACATTCTTCGAAACCTTTAATCTCCGGAAATAAATCTTTAACTCCTGTTGCGAATAATAACTTTTTGGAAATAAAGAGTTCTTCTGATTCTGTTTTAATTTCGAAACCATTTGGTGTTTTAGCGCCATCAATAGCAATCCCTTTGTAAAACTGAACAGTCTTATAAAATCCGACTTGTAATCTGGCGTTAGCCGAAATTGCAGCCGGAGTTTCGCCATCATGCGTGATAAAATTATGAGAATGCGGTGTTTGTCTGTTACAAGGCAAACCACTATCAATAACCAAAACCTGACGCAAAGAACGCCCTAAACTCATTGCTGCTGACAACCCGCTGTAACTACCTCCAATGATAACCACTTCAAAATTTTTCTGATTCATAATCTAATTTTTAATGATGTTGTTTTTTGTGCAATTTGTAATTCAATAAATGCCCGATGATCATTCCTATTCCTCCGAAATAGATGAAGTCAACATGAATGTCAAATAGCATCTCACCTAAAATACTAATCCAAATCAAACTCATCGAAACAAGTAAAATCGTAGACACTAAAACCGATGATTTTTTTATAATTTTGAAAATAGCAAAAGACCCAATTGAAGCAAATACTAAATCAATTACAGGATCATGATTTAGCCCCAAAGGAAGGATTGTTAACAGCGGGAAAATCAAACAATGCATTAAACAAAGAGCAGCAGTTGACATTCCTAAAAAATCGTAAAAAGGTGTTGTAATTTTCTTCATTTAACTTACTTTTGCTTTAATGCAATTTTGTTGCAAATATACACATAAAAACCAAATCGCAACATTGTTGCGATACTATTTTTATTTCGATAAAAAATGAAAACAACAAGAAATACTACAGCAAAGACGGCCGTTTTAGAGATTTTTGGAAAATCCAAAACTGCGCTGTCCCATACGGAAATTTACAAACAAATTGAAGATGTATGCGATCGCGTTACTGTTTACAGGATATTAGACCGTCTCGTAAATGATGATGTGGTCCATAAAATTGTTGACCTTGACGGCACTGTAAAATATGCAAAATGCAATCATCATGCACAGCGGGTTCATATTCATAATCACGCGCATTTTAGCTGTGAAAAATGTCTTGAAATCACCTGCCTTGAAAATGTGAAACCAAGTTATATTATGCCTCACAATTATAAAGTCAATGATATAAATTTTACCTTATCAGGTTTATGCCCCAATTGTTTAAATTCTAACATTTAATTTTAGGCTTGTCTAAAAATATTGTTATTCTAAAGTAATTTTTATATATATTTGGAAAATCAATATTTTACGAATGTCAAAATCATTAGAGGAAGTTCATGAATCGGTTGCAACCGAAAATAAAAAAACAGGATTTAGAAAAATTCTTGCCTTTTTAGGTCCCGCCTATTTAGTAAGCGTGGGCTATATGGATCCGGGGAACTGGGCAACTGATATAGCAGGAGGAAGTCAGTTTGGGTATGCTCTTGTCTGGGTTTTGCTAATGAGCAATTTAATGGCCTTGCTGCTGCAGAGTTTAAGCGCACGTCTTGGAATCGTAACACAGCGTGATCTTGCACAGGCTTCGAGAGAAACGTATTCAAAACCGATTAACTACATTTTATA encodes:
- a CDS encoding thioredoxin family protein, which translates into the protein MKKLAIIIFFLGITSTGFSQIQNRTFEAIDSLQQIQKRKIIVFIHTDWCQFCQHMKNTTFKNQEIIQKLNSDFYFVGLNAEEKRNIKFNNHIFKFQPTGNQVGVHELALQLGTMNNQIVYPVLCVLNDKNEIIFQYNNYLSPKDFKQLLEKMKE
- a CDS encoding TonB-dependent receptor → MKYLFLTILIISTKSIFSQNISGKVEGFSSIDPEITIRLLNTDFKTQTDSLGFYQLQSIPKGTYRIQVTLTGFKPQTQKISIVDEQDLILNFELQEDKNELNEVVVSGTLKPVKRLESAVPVEVYSPVFFKKNPTPSIYDALQNINGVRPQLNCGVCNTGDIHINGLEGPYTLVLIDGMPIVSSLSTVYGLSGIPNSLVERIEIVKGPASSLYGSEAVGGLINIITKNPTNAPVFSADYFTTTYFESNLDLGMKFNAGKKAISILGVNYFNYDQVIDKDHDNFTDVTLSERISVFNKWSFQRNNNRLFTIAARGMYEDRWGGDVRWEKKYRGGDEIYGESIYTKRGELIGSYQLPFEEKLMLSFSGNVHYQDSRYGITSYIANQKIGFLQLTWDKKLGRNDLLAGIASRYTYYDDNTPATKEAESTWLPGVFVQDEITFSPKSQVLLGMRYDYNSIHGSILTPRIAYRFKANDNTIFRLNAGTGFRVVNLFTEDHAALTGSRDVVIANNLNPEQSVNVNLNYIQKINFGNGTFMGIETTAFYTRFSNKIISDYESDPNKIIYDNIDGYAISQGISTNVDLNLPSGLKFIVGATLLDNKNVENGVSEKPFLTESFTGTWSVSYKIQPWHLSMDYTGNVYSPMNLPLLSEYDPRSPKSPWYSIQNIQFTYSGWKNFEVYGGIKNLLNFTPKQNNPFLISRANDPFDKNVQISDGTAIGINGKVVPQGQIIDTPDNPYGLSFDTTYVYGQNQTIRGFFGLRYTFR
- a CDS encoding NAD(P)/FAD-dependent oxidoreductase; its protein translation is MNQKNFEVVIIGGSYSGLSAAMSLGRSLRQVLVIDSGLPCNRQTPHSHNFITHDGETPAAISANARLQVGFYKTVQFYKGIAIDGAKTPNGFEIKTESEELFISKKLLFATGVKDLFPEIKGFEECWGISVLHCPYCHGYEVKNKKTAIVANGEMGFEYAKLISNWTKNLELCTNGKSQLNSEQTQILKNHGISILEGEIDSFEHTLGYISNIVFKNGEKIAVKAVYARPPFEQHCPLPQTLGCELNEQGLIKVDFMQKTSVSGIYASGDATTQMRSVALAVSSGSFAGAAINKELIDEKF
- a CDS encoding MerC domain-containing protein, encoding MKKITTPFYDFLGMSTAALCLMHCLIFPLLTILPLGLNHDPVIDLVFASIGSFAIFKIIKKSSVLVSTILLVSMSLIWISILGEMLFDIHVDFIYFGGIGMIIGHLLNYKLHKKQHH
- a CDS encoding Fur family transcriptional regulator, translated to MKTTRNTTAKTAVLEIFGKSKTALSHTEIYKQIEDVCDRVTVYRILDRLVNDDVVHKIVDLDGTVKYAKCNHHAQRVHIHNHAHFSCEKCLEITCLENVKPSYIMPHNYKVNDINFTLSGLCPNCLNSNI